One Oceanicoccus sagamiensis genomic region harbors:
- a CDS encoding alpha/beta hydrolase: MTESNFVISVRSVHKKSGDAGFGNEPGATRYLEVPDGTLPHPDNHKLTQTDWLKRLLKRAEVGKYSAQDKDPVAGYRYGDILVFVHGYNNSMDDIMKRHNLLQKRLKEQGYQGAIVSFDWPSASKTLNYLEDRSDAKATALKLVKDGIAILARNQMVQDKNKCDIDVHLLGHSTGAYVIREAFYEARHNKSLSRINWNVSQIAFIGGDIAKKSLSINDDKSQSLFEHAIRITNYQNPYDSALKVSNVKRLGTAPRVGRVGIPDNAHERVVNVKVGDHWRTLNPDDSSAGVTGPTPGILMTRYLPEIYY; encoded by the coding sequence ATGACTGAGAGTAATTTTGTAATTAGCGTTCGCAGCGTACATAAAAAATCCGGCGATGCAGGGTTTGGTAATGAACCCGGCGCAACGCGCTACCTGGAAGTACCTGATGGCACCCTACCCCACCCTGACAATCATAAGCTTACCCAAACCGATTGGCTGAAACGGTTACTTAAGCGGGCAGAAGTCGGTAAATATTCGGCCCAGGATAAAGATCCGGTGGCTGGGTATCGTTATGGCGATATTCTGGTGTTTGTTCATGGCTATAATAATTCCATGGACGATATTATGAAGCGTCATAATCTGTTGCAAAAACGATTAAAAGAGCAGGGTTATCAAGGAGCGATTGTCAGCTTTGACTGGCCCAGCGCCAGCAAGACCTTAAATTATTTGGAAGACCGCTCCGATGCCAAGGCCACCGCTTTAAAACTGGTCAAAGATGGCATTGCTATTTTGGCCAGAAACCAAATGGTTCAGGATAAAAATAAATGTGATATTGATGTTCATCTTTTAGGCCACTCTACCGGTGCCTATGTTATTCGCGAAGCCTTTTACGAGGCCCGGCATAATAAAAGCTTATCGCGGATCAATTGGAATGTTAGCCAGATTGCCTTTATCGGTGGCGATATTGCTAAAAAATCGCTATCGATCAACGATGATAAATCCCAAAGCTTATTTGAGCATGCCATCAGAATTACCAATTACCAAAACCCCTATGACTCCGCCTTAAAAGTCTCCAATGTAAAACGCCTGGGCACCGCACCAAGAGTAGGCCGGGTGGGGATTCCGGACAATGCTCATGAGCGTGTGGTCAATGTTAAAGTGGGTGATCACTGGCGTACACTCAATCCGGATGATAGTTCGGCGGGGGTAACTGGTCCCACTCCTGGCATTTTGATGACCCGGTATTTGCCAGAGATTTATTATTAA
- a CDS encoding TonB-dependent receptor, whose product MNFLFKQAALPAALLSAVSATAQNTSPEQDTAIEHMLVTVPMHRTEAETAMPVTVLSGDELRNSMANTIGETLALKPGLANASFGPSVGQPVIRGQQGARVTVLQNSTSSADASNISADHSVSVEPILAESIEVLRGPSTLLYGGGAIGGVVNVVDQRVPVAVPEQLTGDIEVRHGSVNDETTAVFALNGGSGPLAFHIDALQRESNNVEIPGKAAPEDEDSTDGFIDNSDAETSSYTLGASYIVDKSFIGFSVNRLENEYGVPPGAHGHHEDHDDDHDEAHDDDHDEAHEGEEEEEVVRLDIEQTRYDIRADIHEITPAIENLRWFFTYTDYEHVELEGAEVGTEWRNTSWENRFELIHAPIAQWHGVIGVQIKESEISAEGEESFIPETDVSNYGLFIVEDYHRGDWTYELGARVDRDELSPDSATDKETFTSLSLSASALWQSESPWSVGIALSQSERAPVIEELFSNDGNSFGDYVEHVATSSIELGDTDLDSEQSNNIDLTVNYKTDWVDGFVTVFFNDFSDYIYLQNTRLEQDETEILQYSQQDAEFYGIEFESTFILGEAMGGEFALTVFGDYIEGELDTAGDVPRMPPQRLGSKLAFTQGSLSTYVSVVEADDQDKPGFDEEATDGYTRWDAGINYRVAIADSQEALAFLRLKNISDEEIRNSSSFLREIAPEAGRSIEAGLRYSF is encoded by the coding sequence ATGAATTTTTTATTTAAACAGGCTGCCCTGCCGGCTGCCTTATTGTCTGCTGTGTCCGCAACAGCACAAAACACAAGCCCGGAACAAGATACAGCGATTGAGCATATGTTGGTTACCGTACCGATGCATCGCACCGAAGCAGAAACAGCGATGCCGGTCACGGTATTAAGCGGTGATGAACTACGCAATAGTATGGCCAATACCATCGGTGAGACTCTGGCGCTAAAACCGGGTCTGGCCAATGCCAGCTTTGGTCCCTCCGTTGGCCAACCAGTTATTCGAGGCCAGCAAGGCGCCCGCGTTACCGTCTTGCAAAATAGCACCAGCAGTGCCGATGCCTCCAATATCAGCGCCGACCACTCTGTTAGCGTAGAGCCTATTTTGGCGGAATCGATTGAAGTGCTTAGAGGCCCTTCAACACTACTCTATGGTGGCGGCGCGATTGGTGGCGTAGTCAATGTGGTTGATCAACGCGTGCCTGTCGCAGTACCCGAACAGCTAACGGGTGATATAGAAGTTCGCCATGGCTCCGTTAATGATGAAACCACCGCCGTCTTCGCCCTTAATGGCGGCAGCGGCCCCCTCGCCTTTCATATCGATGCCTTACAACGAGAAAGCAATAATGTAGAGATCCCTGGCAAGGCCGCCCCGGAAGATGAAGACAGTACGGACGGCTTTATCGACAATTCTGATGCGGAAACGAGCTCCTACACCTTGGGTGCCAGTTATATTGTTGATAAAAGCTTTATTGGCTTCTCCGTAAATCGACTTGAAAATGAATACGGTGTTCCCCCTGGTGCCCATGGCCACCATGAAGACCATGATGATGACCACGATGAAGCGCATGACGATGATCACGATGAAGCGCATGAGGGCGAAGAGGAAGAAGAAGTCGTACGCCTCGATATCGAGCAAACTCGCTATGATATCCGCGCCGATATTCATGAGATTACTCCGGCTATTGAAAACCTGCGCTGGTTTTTCACTTATACCGATTACGAGCATGTGGAATTAGAAGGTGCTGAAGTGGGCACCGAATGGCGTAATACAAGCTGGGAAAATCGCTTTGAACTGATTCACGCCCCGATCGCCCAGTGGCATGGAGTGATTGGTGTGCAAATTAAAGAGTCAGAAATTTCCGCGGAGGGGGAAGAAAGTTTTATCCCTGAGACGGATGTTAGTAACTATGGTTTATTTATAGTTGAAGACTACCATCGTGGTGACTGGACCTATGAACTGGGTGCCCGTGTTGACCGCGACGAGTTAAGCCCGGACTCCGCCACGGATAAAGAGACCTTTACCAGCCTCAGTTTATCCGCCTCTGCCCTATGGCAAAGCGAATCGCCCTGGAGCGTCGGTATCGCGCTATCGCAATCTGAACGTGCCCCGGTAATTGAAGAACTGTTTTCCAATGACGGGAATAGTTTTGGCGACTATGTAGAACATGTAGCCACCAGCTCTATTGAACTGGGCGACACCGATCTGGATAGCGAACAATCCAATAATATTGACCTGACCGTAAACTATAAAACCGACTGGGTTGATGGCTTTGTCACCGTCTTCTTTAATGACTTTAGTGACTATATCTATTTGCAAAATACTCGCTTGGAGCAGGATGAAACCGAGATATTGCAATACTCGCAACAAGACGCCGAGTTTTACGGTATTGAATTTGAATCGACCTTTATACTGGGCGAGGCCATGGGCGGTGAATTTGCCCTAACCGTATTTGGTGACTATATCGAAGGCGAGTTGGATACCGCCGGTGATGTACCCCGTATGCCACCACAGCGTTTAGGCAGCAAACTGGCCTTTACTCAGGGCAGCCTGTCTACTTATGTTTCGGTGGTTGAAGCGGATGACCAGGATAAGCCCGGCTTTGATGAGGAGGCAACCGACGGTTACACCCGCTGGGATGCCGGTATCAATTACCGTGTAGCGATTGCCGATAGTCAGGAAGCGCTAGCCTTTTTACGGCTAAAAAATATCTCGGATGAAGAGATTCGCAACTCAAGCTCTTTCTTACGGGAGATTGCGCCGGAAGCGGGTCGATCTATTGAGGCTGGGCTACGTTACAGCTTTTAA
- a CDS encoding SDR family NAD(P)-dependent oxidoreductase: MDKVLVITGGSRGIGLATAERFADKGYCVINLSRQQPALTGITHITADLSDINWPSRCGDALLEQLNGAEAITLVHNAGVLAKDTVRDIEAETFQRVMQLNVIAASQLNQLLLPVMNTGSSILYVSSTLGEKGVANTCSYVSSKHAQIGLMKAGCQDLFGSGIHSAAICPGFTDTEMLRDHVGNDAEVLAYFAGLSAFGRLLAPKEIADTLWFCANTPAINGSVIHANLGQLEN, translated from the coding sequence ATGGATAAAGTACTGGTTATTACCGGCGGTAGCCGCGGCATTGGGCTGGCAACCGCAGAACGCTTTGCCGATAAAGGTTATTGCGTGATTAACCTTTCTCGGCAGCAACCCGCTTTAACTGGCATTACACATATCACCGCTGACCTAAGCGATATCAACTGGCCCAGCCGCTGTGGTGACGCATTGCTTGAGCAGCTTAACGGTGCCGAGGCAATAACACTGGTTCACAACGCCGGTGTTTTAGCCAAGGATACGGTACGCGATATAGAGGCAGAGACATTTCAGCGGGTTATGCAATTAAATGTTATTGCCGCCAGCCAACTCAACCAGCTTCTACTGCCGGTAATGAATACTGGCTCTTCTATTCTTTATGTTAGCTCTACGCTCGGAGAAAAAGGTGTAGCCAATACTTGTTCCTATGTGAGTTCCAAACACGCACAGATTGGTTTGATGAAAGCCGGTTGTCAGGATTTATTTGGCTCGGGTATTCATAGCGCAGCAATCTGCCCCGGTTTTACCGATACGGAAATGCTGCGGGACCATGTGGGCAATGATGCGGAGGTGTTAGCTTATTTTGCCGGACTGTCTGCTTTTGGCCGATTATTGGCGCCCAAAGAAATTGCCGATACGCTGTGGTTTTGTGCCAATACTCCGGCTATTAATGGCTCAGTTATTCATGCCAATTTGGGGCAGCTGGAAAATTAA
- a CDS encoding YbgA family protein, with protein sequence MLNDNKPKVGIGACLVGHAVRYSGDAKKRSHVLDKLSETMDMLPLCPEVAIGLPVPREPIRIVENDSGIYVKDSESQTVDYAEPLRTFANEMAEKHSDFAGYIFVKGSPSCGFERVKRYNDKGNALPNTGVGVYAQQLMDNDPLLPVEENGRLHDPNLRENFVRRVHAYHEWKQINRTGEVPTLHQLSRFYSRYKYLVMAHSITTYKAIGRLLSKPDRQNPQRQADQFIDMLMTALKSSATRKGYTNALSHIKGYLKRDISSTERISIDDVIDQYRTGDVPLIVPVTLLNHYFNTYPNDYIGQQTFLQNSVIPAKAGI encoded by the coding sequence ATGCTTAATGACAATAAACCTAAAGTCGGTATCGGAGCTTGTTTAGTGGGTCACGCGGTTCGTTACAGCGGTGATGCTAAAAAGCGCAGTCATGTATTGGACAAATTATCTGAAACCATGGATATGTTGCCACTCTGTCCGGAAGTGGCCATTGGTTTACCCGTGCCACGTGAGCCGATCAGAATTGTTGAAAACGATAGCGGCATCTATGTTAAAGATAGCGAATCACAAACCGTTGACTATGCCGAGCCACTGAGAACATTTGCCAATGAGATGGCAGAAAAGCACAGTGACTTCGCCGGTTATATTTTTGTAAAAGGTTCACCCAGTTGCGGCTTCGAGCGGGTTAAACGTTATAACGATAAAGGCAATGCGCTACCCAATACCGGCGTTGGCGTTTATGCGCAGCAGCTAATGGACAACGACCCCTTACTACCGGTTGAAGAAAATGGTCGCTTGCATGACCCTAATCTGCGTGAAAACTTTGTTCGCAGAGTGCATGCCTACCATGAGTGGAAGCAAATCAATCGAACCGGTGAAGTCCCCACGCTGCATCAGTTAAGCCGTTTTTATTCGCGCTATAAATATTTAGTAATGGCCCATAGCATTACGACCTATAAAGCCATTGGCCGTCTACTATCCAAACCCGATCGTCAAAATCCCCAGCGTCAGGCAGACCAGTTTATTGACATGCTGATGACTGCACTTAAGTCCTCGGCCACACGTAAAGGTTATACCAATGCCTTATCGCATATTAAAGGCTATTTAAAACGGGATATTAGTAGTACGGAAAGAATTTCAATTGATGATGTGATTGACCAGTACCGTACCGGCGATGTGCCGTTGATTGTACCGGTGACACTGCTAAACCATTATTTTAATACTTACCCCAATGACTATATTGGCCAGCAAACCTTCTTGCAAAATAGCGTTATTCCCGCGAAGGCGGGAATATAG
- a CDS encoding pyridoxamine 5'-phosphate oxidase family protein, which yields MNSKSAASIANLDSDLRSFPIRLAVQGEDGFPHIISLWFQYRDGSFYSVTHESAWVLRQLEVNNQVGFEIASNTPPYKGVRGVGHISVSPLEDDLLEDLIDNYLGTQQSDLARWLLSRKDDEMVIRIKPNNVSHWDYSERMEGAANA from the coding sequence ATGAACTCAAAAAGTGCGGCCTCGATAGCCAATTTGGATAGTGATCTACGCAGTTTTCCTATTCGTCTGGCGGTGCAGGGAGAAGACGGCTTCCCGCATATTATTTCACTCTGGTTCCAATACCGTGATGGCTCTTTCTATAGCGTGACCCATGAATCTGCCTGGGTGCTGCGTCAATTGGAAGTTAACAACCAGGTGGGCTTTGAGATAGCCAGTAATACACCCCCCTATAAAGGTGTAAGAGGCGTTGGCCATATCAGTGTTTCCCCCCTCGAGGACGACTTACTCGAAGATTTAATCGATAACTATCTCGGCACTCAACAAAGTGACCTGGCCAGATGGCTGTTATCCAGAAAGGATGACGAAATGGTTATTCGGATTAAACCCAATAATGTATCCCACTGGGATTACAGCGAGAGAATGGAGGGTGCAGCCAATGCTTAA
- a CDS encoding ExeA family protein: MYHSYFGLKEAPFSIAVNPRYLFMSARHRDALAHLLYGVGVGGGFILLTGEVGTGKTTVNRSLLEQIPDNTDIALILNPALNAIELLATVCDELGIDYDSGEQSLKALTDKLHQFLLSNYANGRNTVLLIDEAQHLQFEVLEQIRLLTNLETNTKKLLQIILVGQPELRTLLHKPELRQLAQRITARYQLKPLNLAETDAYIRHRLQVAGLPANQTLFPKKVVKGIHTVSRGVPRIINVLCDRMLLGTYGKNKTIVDRAMLKQAITEVMGEEDDIELHAAKNFWPIIASLVAAMFIASAWWMWPKPSEAPSPVAPAVVAAPEIKEPTIAPAPVTAEPLWINNEQQAINELLTALNLESTKPSIDCNKKDYSSPRCERLTVKTWQELMAYNRPVVLSLITPAKMQAYATLVAMDNQQATVQQGSITSDIPLSRIGEIWTGDFILIWSPPPGYTEPFSEEYSGPMVQWLAQQFAELDGQDSLLAEGSFNSALMQRIKIFQKNNQLLDDGVVGLKTLLKLNERLGNAKALVIDNTAVEG; the protein is encoded by the coding sequence ATGTACCACAGCTACTTTGGTTTAAAAGAAGCGCCCTTTTCTATTGCGGTAAACCCCCGCTACCTGTTTATGAGCGCCCGCCACCGGGATGCTCTGGCACACCTGCTTTACGGTGTAGGTGTAGGTGGTGGTTTTATCCTGCTAACCGGAGAAGTCGGTACCGGTAAAACCACGGTCAACCGCAGCCTGTTAGAGCAAATCCCCGATAATACCGATATCGCCCTAATCCTGAACCCGGCACTGAATGCGATTGAATTGCTGGCCACCGTCTGTGATGAACTGGGTATTGACTATGATAGCGGCGAACAAAGCCTTAAAGCGCTAACCGATAAGTTACACCAGTTTTTACTCTCCAATTATGCCAATGGTCGCAATACCGTATTACTGATTGATGAAGCCCAGCATTTGCAGTTTGAAGTGCTGGAACAAATCCGTCTGCTGACCAACCTTGAAACCAATACTAAAAAGCTACTGCAAATTATTTTAGTTGGCCAACCCGAATTACGTACCCTGCTGCATAAACCGGAGCTGCGGCAACTGGCCCAACGCATTACCGCCCGCTACCAATTAAAGCCCCTTAATCTGGCAGAGACCGATGCCTATATCCGCCATCGTTTACAGGTGGCCGGTCTTCCCGCCAACCAAACTCTGTTTCCGAAAAAAGTAGTTAAAGGCATTCATACGGTTAGCCGCGGCGTACCCCGTATTATTAATGTGCTATGTGACCGCATGTTGCTGGGTACTTATGGCAAAAATAAAACCATCGTCGATCGCGCCATGTTAAAGCAGGCCATTACCGAGGTGATGGGGGAAGAAGATGATATCGAGTTGCATGCAGCGAAAAATTTTTGGCCTATTATTGCCAGCCTGGTCGCGGCTATGTTTATCGCCTCGGCCTGGTGGATGTGGCCCAAGCCCAGTGAAGCGCCTAGCCCTGTAGCTCCCGCAGTAGTAGCGGCGCCAGAGATTAAAGAACCGACGATAGCCCCTGCCCCTGTCACCGCCGAACCGCTATGGATCAATAACGAACAGCAAGCAATCAATGAATTGCTTACCGCACTCAATCTGGAGAGCACCAAGCCAAGCATCGACTGCAATAAAAAAGACTACAGCAGCCCACGCTGTGAAAGACTGACGGTAAAAACCTGGCAGGAGTTAATGGCTTATAACCGGCCGGTCGTACTCTCACTCATTACTCCCGCCAAGATGCAAGCCTATGCCACGTTGGTGGCGATGGATAATCAACAGGCTACGGTGCAACAAGGCTCTATCACCAGCGACATACCCCTGTCCCGGATCGGCGAGATTTGGACCGGTGATTTTATTCTTATCTGGTCACCGCCACCGGGCTATACGGAACCTTTTTCTGAGGAGTATAGTGGCCCGATGGTACAATGGCTGGCACAGCAATTTGCTGAACTGGATGGCCAGGACTCGCTGTTAGCAGAAGGCAGCTTTAATTCAGCGTTAATGCAGCGGATTAAAATTTTCCAAAAGAATAATCAGTTATTAGATGATGGAGTGGTCGGCTTAAAGACCTTGCTCAAACTGAACGAGCGCCTCGGCAACGCTAAAGCGTTGGTCATAGACAATACTGCGGTGGAGGGTTAA
- a CDS encoding general secretion pathway protein GspB, whose amino-acid sequence MSLILDALNRADQERAEENHTPNLHASHGPAPETSSPLRRWIIEGVIIVLALAAFGYSQWTDETVTPVTPVVEAEPAQAITVEKPVPAPPAPAPVAAAPKPKPVVETTVAKKPVEKPASNTSIASLYQQPAATTPMVKEPVVTAAPVVEPVMEAPVDNTQFILKQIPLITERSSRFQRGVPTLNYEVHVHSADDGAGFVKLNGRIARVGAQVAPGLRLIAILDDSIVLDLNGTQFRLPALNSWVNYK is encoded by the coding sequence ATGTCATTAATACTTGATGCCCTGAACCGTGCCGATCAGGAAAGAGCCGAAGAAAACCATACCCCCAACCTCCATGCCAGCCATGGCCCTGCCCCTGAAACCAGCAGCCCGCTTCGGCGCTGGATTATTGAAGGGGTTATTATTGTGCTAGCACTGGCTGCCTTTGGCTATTCCCAATGGACGGATGAAACGGTTACGCCAGTCACGCCTGTGGTGGAGGCCGAACCGGCACAAGCCATAACGGTAGAAAAACCAGTACCTGCACCACCGGCCCCGGCCCCAGTTGCGGCCGCGCCCAAGCCTAAACCTGTGGTTGAAACAACGGTAGCGAAGAAGCCCGTAGAAAAACCTGCCAGCAATACCTCCATTGCTTCTTTGTATCAACAGCCCGCAGCAACAACGCCGATGGTAAAAGAGCCTGTGGTCACTGCAGCCCCCGTCGTTGAACCGGTGATGGAAGCACCGGTGGATAATACCCAATTTATATTAAAGCAGATTCCCTTAATCACCGAGCGATCCAGCCGTTTTCAACGGGGCGTACCTACCCTGAACTATGAGGTTCATGTTCACTCAGCCGATGATGGTGCAGGTTTTGTAAAGCTTAATGGCCGTATTGCCCGTGTTGGTGCTCAGGTGGCACCGGGTTTAAGGCTCATTGCTATTTTGGATGACAGTATTGTGCTGGATTTAAACGGTACGCAGTTTCGGCTGCCTGCTTTGAATAGTTGGGTGAATTATAAATAG
- a CDS encoding TIGR00266 family protein, whose protein sequence is MELSQDDNGKVWYLDVSGKPQGPFSEPQIRLGIKQGKVKPDMLLFGPGMGKWDPVSWHPLFAEACGIKKPQRIPKATFHQQALVHDIDFAIYGDDMQYVEIELDPGEATIAEAGAMMYMDNPITMETIFGEGTQSGVVDHLLGAGKRLLTGENLFMTAFSNSGVAKHRVAFAAPYPGKIIPINLAELGGEIICQKEGFLCAAKGVSIDIVFQKRIGVGLFGGEGFIMQSLKGDGLAFVHAGGSIHNIELTAGQSIKVDTGCLVALEKTVHYDVEFVGGVKSALFGGEGFFFANLTGPGNIWLQSMPFSRLAGKLHSAMPKQLGGGAQVGEGSLIDSLGVVGDLLNRR, encoded by the coding sequence ATGGAACTTAGCCAGGATGATAATGGCAAGGTTTGGTATCTTGATGTGAGTGGAAAACCTCAGGGGCCTTTTTCAGAACCGCAAATTCGTTTGGGAATAAAACAAGGCAAGGTCAAACCCGACATGCTGCTATTTGGCCCCGGTATGGGTAAATGGGATCCAGTCTCATGGCACCCTTTATTTGCAGAAGCTTGCGGCATCAAAAAGCCCCAGCGCATCCCCAAAGCAACCTTTCACCAGCAGGCATTAGTCCATGATATCGATTTCGCTATTTATGGCGATGATATGCAATATGTAGAAATCGAATTAGACCCCGGCGAAGCCACTATTGCTGAAGCTGGCGCCATGATGTATATGGATAACCCCATCACCATGGAAACCATTTTTGGCGAGGGCACACAGAGCGGCGTGGTTGACCATCTATTGGGTGCTGGCAAGCGCCTGCTCACCGGTGAAAATTTATTTATGACAGCCTTCAGCAACAGTGGTGTTGCTAAACACCGTGTTGCCTTTGCCGCACCATACCCCGGAAAAATTATCCCCATTAACCTGGCAGAACTGGGCGGCGAAATTATCTGTCAGAAAGAGGGTTTTCTCTGTGCTGCCAAAGGCGTCAGTATTGATATTGTTTTTCAAAAACGCATTGGTGTTGGTTTATTTGGTGGCGAAGGTTTTATTATGCAAAGCCTGAAAGGTGATGGCCTGGCTTTTGTTCACGCTGGCGGGAGTATTCATAATATTGAACTAACAGCGGGGCAGAGCATCAAGGTAGATACTGGCTGCTTAGTCGCACTGGAAAAAACCGTACACTATGATGTGGAGTTCGTGGGCGGTGTAAAAAGCGCCTTATTTGGCGGCGAAGGTTTTTTCTTTGCCAACCTGACAGGCCCGGGCAATATCTGGTTGCAGTCCATGCCCTTTAGCCGCCTTGCCGGAAAATTACATTCAGCGATGCCAAAACAGTTAGGCGGTGGTGCCCAAGTCGGAGAAGGCTCACTCATCGATTCATTAGGGGTGGTGGGTGATTTATTAAACCGCCGCTAA
- a CDS encoding methyl-accepting chemotaxis protein: protein MNLTVSARIIGGYVIVLLLAAAILFAGLFGLNSINNSLHSVTDKAVPMVDSVAAMLSNQLEAQVELVHYHKTQSINDLEDIADIYSDLMDNNTDAATRLKALAKDDPAMAKKLQGILASQAEMFSAADEMMASHQSSLRQGRIISDKSDKFIDMGDEVISYAVDIEGLLKRSENKTLLSKLTILLDDTSIEALDALENTIPAAVEGAERTVQENFAQMDAIIAKIEQSGELTGSDEFNTLKASYDSFKNACIGSDGLLPLYISKLRSDRQSKSHLQAMEEASSAAVTGLNSLATDIRRLTKGIAGSATESVSFSQTLIIVFAVIAIVVSLLIAFLITQSIRKPLNEIVEAIQWAASGDLQHDIVARGNDEFTTVANSVQELVTHLRNTLQEINGNSSQLAATAEETAAISEQSAESIARQKDQTNMIATAIEEMTATVDEVARSINLTLEEVEKAHAEVSEGSQLLDQNIAAIRHLSDDIDNGATVIENLNENAENIGSVVDVIRGVAEQTNLLALNAAIEAARAGEQGRGFAVVADEVRTLASRAQSSTDEIHNMIEQLQAGAREAVTTMNKSREEAQTSVDSIIKAGEMLGLISSAITNIKDMSHQIASAAEEQAAATQEQNRNINEIAQVAEETATGATENQMASQELARMAETQLTLVNQFKV from the coding sequence ATGAATCTTACTGTATCTGCACGCATTATCGGTGGCTATGTCATTGTCTTGTTACTGGCAGCCGCTATTCTTTTCGCCGGCTTATTTGGTCTCAATAGCATTAATAATAGCCTTCACAGTGTTACAGACAAAGCGGTACCTATGGTGGACTCGGTTGCGGCCATGTTATCTAACCAGCTTGAAGCACAGGTTGAACTAGTTCACTACCATAAAACACAAAGCATCAATGACCTTGAAGACATCGCAGATATTTATAGCGATTTAATGGACAACAATACTGATGCCGCGACACGCTTAAAAGCGTTGGCCAAAGACGATCCTGCTATGGCGAAAAAACTGCAGGGGATCTTAGCCTCTCAAGCTGAGATGTTTTCTGCGGCAGATGAAATGATGGCCTCCCATCAAAGCTCTCTGCGTCAGGGAAGAATCATTAGTGATAAAAGTGATAAATTTATTGATATGGGCGATGAGGTTATTAGCTACGCCGTTGATATAGAGGGTTTACTAAAGCGCAGCGAAAATAAAACTCTACTCAGTAAGCTGACTATTTTACTGGATGATACCAGTATAGAAGCTTTAGATGCTTTAGAAAATACAATTCCTGCTGCAGTGGAAGGTGCTGAAAGAACAGTACAAGAAAATTTCGCACAAATGGATGCCATCATTGCAAAAATAGAACAAAGCGGAGAGCTAACAGGCTCTGACGAATTTAATACCCTTAAAGCGTCCTACGATAGCTTTAAAAATGCCTGTATAGGTAGTGATGGTTTGCTACCGCTGTATATCTCAAAGCTTCGCAGCGACCGCCAATCCAAGTCACATTTACAAGCCATGGAAGAAGCCAGCTCAGCAGCTGTTACAGGCCTGAATTCTTTAGCAACGGATATTCGCCGGCTAACAAAAGGTATTGCAGGTTCAGCAACAGAGTCAGTTAGTTTTAGCCAAACCTTAATTATTGTCTTTGCCGTTATTGCGATTGTGGTATCTCTGTTAATTGCTTTTCTAATTACGCAGTCCATTCGCAAACCGCTTAATGAAATTGTTGAGGCCATTCAATGGGCGGCCAGCGGTGATTTGCAACACGATATCGTGGCAAGAGGTAACGATGAGTTCACCACTGTTGCAAATAGCGTACAAGAGCTGGTTACACATTTGCGCAACACCCTACAAGAAATCAATGGTAATTCATCTCAGCTAGCCGCCACCGCAGAAGAGACCGCGGCTATTTCCGAGCAAAGCGCTGAAAGCATTGCCCGGCAAAAAGACCAAACCAATATGATTGCGACGGCTATAGAAGAAATGACCGCAACCGTTGATGAAGTGGCCCGCAGTATTAACCTCACCCTGGAAGAAGTAGAAAAAGCCCATGCAGAGGTCAGCGAAGGTTCACAGTTGCTTGACCAGAACATTGCCGCTATACGTCACCTGTCTGACGATATTGATAACGGTGCCACCGTGATTGAAAACCTCAATGAAAATGCCGAAAACATTGGCTCTGTGGTTGATGTTATTCGAGGTGTTGCCGAGCAAACTAATCTACTGGCACTCAATGCAGCCATTGAAGCGGCCCGTGCTGGTGAGCAAGGCCGAGGTTTTGCTGTGGTGGCTGACGAGGTGCGTACACTTGCCAGTAGAGCGCAAAGCTCTACCGATGAAATTCACAATATGATTGAACAACTACAGGCCGGTGCTCGTGAAGCGGTAACCACCATGAATAAAAGCCGTGAAGAAGCGCAAACCAGTGTCGATAGCATTATCAAAGCTGGCGAGATGTTAGGGCTTATTTCATCCGCGATTACCAATATCAAAGATATGAGCCATCAAATTGCCAGCGCTGCAGAAGAACAGGCCGCCGCCACTCAGGAACAAAATAGAAATATCAATGAAATCGCTCAGGTTGCAGAAGAGACCGCAACCGGTGCCACTGAAAACCAAATGGCCAGCCAAGAGCTAGCTCGTATGGCAGAAACTCAGCTCACATTAGTCAATCAATTTAAAGTGTAG